One Castanea sativa cultivar Marrone di Chiusa Pesio chromosome 4, ASM4071231v1 DNA window includes the following coding sequences:
- the LOC142632949 gene encoding protein FAR1-RELATED SEQUENCE 5-like, with translation MEKDGKSNLKEVVSINSEEDTTPKIGENEDTKEDITPKIGMEFDLEDEAYLYYNMYAGYVGFSIRRDWLNRSKVDKTTIISRKFCYFKAGYKKEVAYDGKKSRMELRCGCEAQMVISHQKSGKYCITLFEAKHNHEVITPRSKHKLPSQRKVLAAQTAEAELANRSRIRQKLVFEFMSKQVGGRENLGFTLKDINNHLQSKRMREMKEREAFTLIHYFEMRKSENASFFYDIVGC, from the coding sequence ATGGAGAAAGATGGGAAGAGCAACCTTAAAGAAGTTGTGTCTATTAATTCAGAGGAAGATACAACTCCAAAAATTGGAGAAAATGAAGACACTAAAGAAGATATAACTCCAAAAATTGGAATGGAGTTTGATTTAGAGGATGAGGCATATCTATATTATAATATGTATGCTGGCTATGTTGGATTCAGTATTCGTAGAGATTGGCTGAACAGAAGTAAGGTAGATAAAACAACTATCATATCCCGcaagttttgttattttaaagCTGGTTACAAGAAGGAAGTTGCATATGATGGAAAGAAATCTAGAATGGAATTAAGATGTGGCTGTGAAGCCCAAATGGTTATCAGTCATCAAAAAAGTGGTAAATATTGTATTACCCTTTTTGAAGCGAAGCACAATCATGAAGTTATAACTCCACGGAGTAAACACAAATTGCCATCACAAAGGAAGGTATTAGCTGCCCAAACAGCTGAAGCTGAATTAGCAAATCGCTCTAGGATTAGgcaaaaattagtttttgagtTCATGAGTAAACAAGTTGGAGGTAGGGAAAATCTTGGTTTTACTCTTAAAGATATCAATAATCATTTACAATCTAAACGGATGAGggaaatgaaagagagagaagcatTTACCCTTATTCATTATTTTGAGATGAGAAAGTCTGAAAATGCTTCATTTTTCTATGATATAGTTGGATGTTGA
- the LOC142632948 gene encoding protein FAR1-RELATED SEQUENCE 5-like: MVVDYDLFGDVVCFDTTYRTNKNHHPLAPIIGVNHHRQTVVFGAALLYDETTETFLWLFRTLLKATCGKKPVTIFTDQDPAMTKAIAEVLPESHHHLCQWHIYQNALKKLNKYFQSSNSFATEFKSCMCDHEYEDDFFQAWESMLDKHGLQENSWLKFIFEVREKWAMVYGRTTTQLSESFNSRLRHYLKSTNNVLEFFSHFDKLLEDLRHNELDSNYDMGQHLPVLKVEVLLLKNSRDVYTPNIFNFFQEEYKKSLDMVVNTCYDISPLFEYKVCMYGHTREHKVIFNSTDQTVVCSCNKFEFAGFLCSHALKELDIQNIKLLPSRYILKRWTKQVRVGCVLDSYGCIVKEDPKLDITNQYKDLCRNAVNIASKAAETEEASMFLAKKMVELNLDVERILKKKKKKPDLPSNKIGMDPSHNEHVDVASVITAYKTTRIKKKIGTSRVKGWPKSFIEKGSRYCWISALDSCCLQLVGCCFLNAIASLNRLACVSNGESVRRYNRISLINELDQLILVNENRYSGQALIDQE; this comes from the exons ATGGTTGTGGATTATGATTTATTTGGTGATGTAGTTTGTTTTGATACTACGTATCGAACCAATAAAAACCATCACCCATTGGCACCTATAATTGGAGTGAATCATCATAGACAAACTGTGGTCTTTGGTGCTGCATTGTTGTATGATGAAACAACTGAAacttttttgtggttatttCGAACCCTCTTAAAAGCAACGTGTGGAAAGAAGCCGGTTACAATTTTTACTGATCAAGATCCAGCAATGACTAAAGCAATTGCAGAAGTGTTACCAGAATCTCATCATCATTTATGCCAATGGCATATATATCAAAATGCTCTCAAAAAACTCAACAAGTattttcaaagttcaaattcaTTTGCTACAGAATTTAAAAGTTGTATGTGTGATCATGAGTATGAGGATGATTTTTTTCAAGCATGGGAATCAATGTTAGATAAACATGGTCTTCAAGAAAATAGTTGGTTGAAATTCATTTTTGAAGTTAGAGAAAAATGGGCGATGGTATATGGTAGAACGACCACACAATTGAGTGAAAGCTTCAATAGTCGCTTGAGACATTATCTAAAGTCAACCAACAATGTGCTAgaattttttagtcattttgacAAGTTACTTGAAGACCTACGCCACAATGAGTTGGATTCCAATTATGACATGGGCCAACATTTGCCAGTTTTGAAAGTGGAAGTGCTTTTATTGAAGAACTCAAGGGATGTTTACACACCCAACatctttaatttctttcaaGAAGAGTATAAGAAGTCTTTGGACATGGTTGTTAATACATGCTATGATATTTCACCATTGTTTGAGTACAAGGTTTGCATGTATGGGCATACTCGAGAACATAAGGTTATCTTCAATTCTACGGATCAAACAGTTGTTTGCAGTTGTAACAAATTTGAGTTTGCTGGGTTTTTATGTAGTCATGCATTAAAGGAGCTAgatattcaaaatataaaactacTTCCTTCTCGATACATTTTGAAGCGGTGGACTAAGCAAGTGAGAGTTGGATGTGTACTAGATAGCTATGGTTGCATTGTGAAAGAAGATCCTAAGTTGGATATAACAAATCAATACAAAGATTTGTGTCGAAATGCAGTTAACATTGCAAGTAAGGCTGCTGAAACTGAAGAAGCATCTATGTTTTTAGCTAAGAAAATGGTTGAATTAAATCTTGATGTGGAaaggattttgaaaaaaaaaaaaaaaaaaccagatttACCTTCCAATAAAATTGGGATGGATCCTTCTCATAATGAACATGTAGATGTTGCATCTGTCATAACAGCTTATAAAACAACtaggattaagaaaaaaataggcaCATCTCGTGTTAAAGGTTGGCCTAAAAGTTTTATTGAAAAAGGATCAAG GTACTGCTGGATTTCTGCACTAGATAGCTGCTGCCTGCAGCTTGTGGGCTGCTGTTTTCTTAATGCAATTGCATCATTGAATAGGCTTGCTTGTGTATCTAATGGTGAAAGTG TGAGGAGATATAACAGGATCAGTCTGATTAATGAACTCGATCAACTAATTCTGGTGAATGAGAATAGATATTCTGGGCAGGCTTTAATAGACCAGGAATGA